In a single window of the Necator americanus strain Aroian chromosome X, whole genome shotgun sequence genome:
- a CDS encoding hypothetical protein (NECATOR_CHRX.G25879.T1), translated as MGDAVDLTLFNALSLLLPPVSELYQDLESQLKNERRIISTIFDPKVYDVSTPADPPARVFPSFFVDHVESLNEEQQLMILHGGILLIWDDKRLSWNASEYGNVKEITRRKTQLDGKLWLPKVYLTEMFFRTANILNFETTEVTITNLGRIFCMVNVLVKTTCYFEYDDYPYDSQNCSFIMYSPFTIDKMRFTNSGGAEKTHYQTRSGKPSKIDVGDFELEKIEARNIFLIPGSKLIDSADRYPKKMVRSLFWFNLIFRRHNIFYTTRMAVPLFTISCLTYAFCLLQSQHGLIWLLFCLAVQIMNGAILMENLPPDYVKMPTIGFIATLVLFETIVLIMWRFFTIFIMQTMPDRADVKAKIDVVESFLCVYFVIRIIHIFVRLF; from the exons ATGGGTGATGCAGTGGATTTAACGCTATTTAATGCTCTCAGTCTACTTTTACCTCCTGTAAGTGAATTATACCAAGATCTTGAAAGTCAACTGAAAAATGAG CGCAGGATTATTAGTACCATCTTTGATCCGAAGGTGTATGATGTCTCCACACCAGCAGATCCTCCTGCACGAGTTTTTCCATCGTTTTTTGTAGATCATGTTGAGAGTTTG aaCGAAGAACAGCAGCTGATGATCTTGCATGGCGGGATTTTATTG ATTTGGGACGATAAACGACTTTCCTGGAATGCATCAGAATACGGGAATGTCAAGGAAATAAcacgaagaaaaacacaactCGATGGGAAATTATGGCTTCCAAAGGTTTATTTAACAGAAAT GTTCTTTCGGACAGCGAACATTCTTAACTTTGAAACTACGGAAGTGACTATAACTAATTTAGGACGCATTTTTTGCATG GTGAATGTCCTCGTCAAAACTACATGCTACTTTGAATATGACGACTATCCATACGACAGCCAAAATTGCTCGTTTATTATGTACAGCCCGTTCACCATTGACAA gatgaggtttacgaacagtGGTGGAGCTGAGAAGACTCATTATCAAACACGAAGTGGAAAACCATCAAAAATTGATGTAGGCGATTttgaattggagaaaattgaaGCGAGAAACATATTTCTGATCCCTGGCTCAAAACTGATCGATTCGGCTGACAG GTATCCTAAAAAGATGGTTCGATCTCTGTTTTGGTTCAATCTAATTTTTCGACGTCACAATATTTTCTATACAACACGTATGGCTGTACCTTTGTTTACAATCAGCTG TTTAACGTATGCATTCTGCCTTCTTCAATCTCAACATGGATTAATCTGGCTACTTTTCTGCTTAGCTGTTCAAATAATGAATGGTGCTATATTGATGGAGAATTTGCCTCCTGATTACGTTAAAATGCCAACAATAG GATTTATTGCAACTCTCGTCCTATTTGAAACCATAGTTTTGATCATGTGGAGGTTTTTCACTATATTCATCATGCAAACAATGCCGGATCGAGCCGATGTCAAGGCGAAAATTGATGTTGTGGAAAGTTTTTTATGTGTATATTTTGTTATTCGTattattcacatttttgtaAGACTATTCTAA